Proteins from a genomic interval of Medicago truncatula cultivar Jemalong A17 chromosome 3, MtrunA17r5.0-ANR, whole genome shotgun sequence:
- the LOC11414117 gene encoding isoliquiritigenin 2'-O-methyltransferase produces the protein MNSTNTEDDNNACLLALQLSFEPLVFNSVLKAAIELNLFEIISKASPRGVSASYVASKLPTTQHPQLPRRLDRMLCLLASHSLLVCSTHTDEEGGSERLYELSLAGKYFVSDNSKGSVSLHATFLNHRSIVDAFFNFKEVLLDCDSALFEKVHGTPIYQAIQSDPAMNNVFNKTMTTMCTLEMNKILEIYNGFEDISLLVDVGGGFGQNLNMIISKYPYIKGINFDLPPVIENAPDYPGIEHVGGNVFESVPNGDAIILKAVLHNWSDKDCLKALHNCYKALPQNGKVIVVELIMPEEIQTTEKDKLVTGYDNLMFMGGGSERTKKEFESLCKSSGFSSFEIVCLAFSSLGVMEFLK, from the exons atgaATTCCACTAACACTGAAGATGATAATAATGCATGCCTTTTAGCTTTACAACTTTCATTTGAACCATTGGTTTTTAATTCAGTATTGAAAGCTGCAATTGAACTAAACTTATTTGAGATCATATCTAAAGCAAGTCCACGTGGTGTTTCAGCATCCTATGTTGCTTCAAAACTACCAACAACACAACATCCTCAATTGCCTCGAAGGCTTGATCGAATGCTTTGTCTTCTTGCAAGTCACTCTCTTCTTGTTTGTTCCACACACACAGATGAAGAAGGTGGGAGTGAAAGACTTTATGAACTATCATTGGCTGGTAAATATTTTGTCAGTGATAACAGTAAGGGATCTGTCTCTTTACATGCAACATTTCTGAATCATAGATCCATTGTTGATGCTTT tttcaattttaaaGAAGTGCTTCTAGACTGTGATTCTGCCTTATTCGAAAAAGTTCATGGAACGCCAATTTATCAAGCTATACAATCAGATCCAGCAATGAACAATGTTTTCAACAAAACAATGACAACTATGTGCACATTGGAGATGAACAAAATACTTGAAATATATAATGGATTTGAAGACATATCATTGTTGGTTGATGTGGGTGGTGGTTTTGGCCAAAATTTGAATATGATAATCTCCAAATATCCTTACATAAAGGGTATTAATTTTGATCTGCCACCAGTGATAGAAAACGCTCCAGATTATCCAG GGATAGAGCATGTTGGAGGCAACGTGTTTGAAAGTGTGCCAAATGGTGACGCCATAATATTGAAG GCAGTATTACACAATTGGTCAGACAAAGATTGTTTAAAAGCTTTACACAATTGCTACAAAGCTTTACCACAAAATGGGAAGGTAATTGTTGTGGAGCTTATAATGCCTGAAGAAATTCAAACAACAGAAAAAGATAAATTGGTTACTGGTTATGACAATCTTATGTTTATGGGTGGTGGGAGTgaaagaacaaagaaagaaTTTGAGAGTTTGTGCAAAAGCTCTGGATTTTCTAGTTTTGAAATTGTTTGcttggctttttcttctttggGAGTGATGGAATttcttaaatga
- the LOC11418328 gene encoding isoliquiritigenin 2'-O-methyltransferase, producing MLPTCIVNSKTKRNQNMGSISEDIHVLPKCSPFEVVEDDDACLSAMLLCCGPMIYTSVLKSAIELNLFDIISKANPPGVSASYVASKLQTTQHPQLPRRLDRMLCLLASHSLLICSTRTNEEGVIERVYELSLVGKYFVNDEKNGSVALFSTFMSHQKLVDAFNNFKEVLSDCDNGLYMKVHGMPVYQGIQSDPAWNNVFNKAMANICTIEMKKILEKYKGFEGISILVDVGGGIGQSLNMIISKYPSIKGINFDLPQVIQHAPIYPGIEQIEGDMFKSVPTGDAIILKAILHNWSDENCLKVLTKCYKALPQHGKVIVVDFIMPQEIQHTKADKMITSFDNLMFLDSGVERTEKEFEKLCKCSGFSSFEVVCLAFSALGVMEFSK from the exons ATGTTACCAACATGCATTGtaaactcaaaaactaaaagaaaccAAAACATGGGATCTATTTCTGAAGATATTCATGTTCTTCCAAAATGTTCACCTTTTGAAGTAGTAGAAGATGATGATGCATGTCTCTCTGCTATGCTTCTTTGTTGTGGTCCAATGATTTATACTTCTGTGTTAAAATCTGCAATTGAATTAAACCTATTTGATATTATATCAAAGGCAAATCCACCAGGTGTTTCAGCATCCTATGTTGCTTCAAAGTTACAAACAACACAACATCCTCAATTACCTCGAAGGCTCGATCGAATGTTGTGTCTGCTTGCAAGTCACTCTCTTCTTATTTGCTCTACAAGAACAAATGAAGAAGGTGTGATTGAAAGAGTTTATGAATTGTCATTGGTTGGTAAATATTTTGTCAATGATGAGAAGAATGGTTCTGTTGCTTTGTTCTCAACGTTTATGAGTCACCAAAAGCTTGTGGATGCATT CAACAATTTTAAAGAGGTACTTTCAGACTGTGATAATGGACTATACATGAAAGTTCATGGAATGCCAGTTTATCAAGGCATACAATCTGACCCAGCTTGGAATAATGTGTTTAACAAAGCAATGGCTAATATTTGCACAATTGAAATGAAGAAGATATTAGAAAAATACAAAGGATTTGAAGGAATATCAATATTGGTTGATGTTGGAGGAGGAATTGGGCAAAGTTTGAATATGATAATCTCTAAGTATCCTTCTATAAAGGGCATTAATTTTGATTTGCCCCAAGTTATACAACATGCTCCAATTTATCCAG GAATTGAGCAAATTGAAGGAGACATGTTTAAAAGTGTCCCAACAGGTGATGCCATAATATTGAAG GCTATATTGCATAACTGGTCTGATGAAAACTGTTTGAAAGTTCTAACTAAGTGCTACAAAGCTTTGCCACAACATGGGAAAGTGATTGTTGTGGACTTCATTATGCCTCAAGAAATTCAGCATACAAAAGCAGATAAGATGATAACTAGCTTTGACAACCTCATGTTCTTGGATAGTGGTGTTGAAAGAACAGAGAAAGAATTTGAAAAGTTATGCAAATGTTCTGGAttttctagttttgaggttgtTTGTCTTGCCTTTTCTGCCCTAGGAGTGATGGaattttctaaataa